A window from Actimicrobium sp. CCC2.4 encodes these proteins:
- a CDS encoding S46 family peptidase produces MRNTSFLAILFALPGLSFAAEGMWTLDNLPTARLQAGYDFTPTAAWTNRMMQGSARIAGGCSASFISKDGLVMTNHHCASECVDQLSSASKNYMQDGFLARQREQEVRCPEIELNRLELITDVTSQVKNATRGLQGEAFKAAQNGIKATLASACIGKERETVRCDVVDLYHGGRYHLYRYHRFQDTRLVWVPEKDSAFFGGDPDNFNFPRFDLDIALVRAYENGKPAAITNFLPFSKNGAADKELVFVTGHPGSTQRQLTMAQLDTIRDLGLIGGLLELAELRGVLAQFGKSNPEAARISEGTLFGVENSYKAMFGELSALLDPALRERKLAEEVELRRYTAASSALAGTVGPAWDAIAAAQQTYRQLEKPYGMIERGRAFNSTYFEYARLLVRAARERSLPNGQRLPEFTDGKLPELEQQLFSSAPVYPVFEQVKFGFSLTKLRERLGSDHPLVKQVLGRQSPEQLAAALIGNTRLGDIAARKALWEGGQAAIEGSDDPFIRLALAIDPAARTLRKDYEREVESIVERNSELIAQARFAQRGTGDYPDATFTLRLSYGEVQGWEEAGKPVAPFTTIGGAFERDTGVAPFALPASWLAAKSRLNLSQAFNFSTTNDIIGGNSGSPMVNRNGEIVGLIFDGNIHSLGGAFWFDPRLNRAVAVHSGAILETLSVIYGATALVREIRPD; encoded by the coding sequence GTGCGTAATACTTCGTTTCTAGCCATCCTGTTTGCGTTGCCCGGCCTGAGCTTTGCGGCCGAAGGCATGTGGACGCTGGACAACCTGCCGACCGCCCGCTTGCAGGCTGGCTATGACTTCACTCCTACTGCCGCCTGGACCAACCGGATGATGCAAGGTTCGGCGCGGATTGCCGGCGGCTGTTCGGCGTCGTTCATCTCGAAAGATGGCCTGGTGATGACCAATCACCACTGCGCCTCCGAATGCGTCGATCAGCTCTCGAGCGCCAGCAAGAACTACATGCAGGATGGATTCCTGGCACGCCAGCGCGAGCAGGAAGTGCGCTGTCCGGAAATCGAGCTGAACCGGCTCGAGCTGATCACCGACGTGACCAGCCAGGTCAAGAACGCCACCCGCGGCTTGCAGGGCGAGGCATTCAAGGCAGCACAAAACGGAATCAAGGCCACACTTGCCTCGGCCTGTATCGGCAAGGAGCGCGAGACCGTGCGCTGCGACGTCGTCGACCTGTATCACGGCGGTCGCTATCACCTGTACCGCTACCATCGCTTCCAGGACACCCGGCTGGTCTGGGTGCCGGAGAAAGACAGCGCCTTTTTTGGCGGTGATCCGGACAACTTCAACTTCCCGCGCTTCGACCTCGATATTGCGCTGGTGCGCGCCTACGAAAACGGTAAGCCGGCCGCCATCACCAACTTCCTGCCCTTCAGCAAAAACGGCGCTGCCGACAAGGAACTGGTGTTCGTCACCGGCCATCCCGGATCGACCCAGCGTCAGTTGACGATGGCGCAACTCGACACGATCCGCGACCTCGGCCTGATCGGTGGCTTGCTGGAACTGGCCGAATTGCGCGGCGTGCTGGCGCAGTTCGGCAAGAGCAATCCGGAAGCCGCACGAATTTCCGAAGGCACGCTGTTTGGCGTTGAAAACAGCTACAAGGCGATGTTCGGCGAACTGAGCGCCCTGCTTGACCCGGCCCTGCGCGAACGCAAGCTGGCCGAAGAGGTCGAACTGCGTCGCTATACCGCCGCCAGCAGCGCCCTTGCCGGCACCGTCGGCCCGGCCTGGGACGCCATCGCCGCCGCCCAGCAAACCTATCGCCAACTGGAAAAACCCTACGGCATGATCGAACGCGGGCGCGCCTTCAACAGCACGTATTTCGAGTACGCCCGCCTGCTGGTGCGTGCCGCCCGCGAACGCAGCCTGCCGAACGGCCAGCGCCTGCCGGAGTTCACTGACGGCAAGCTGCCTGAACTGGAACAGCAGCTGTTTTCCAGTGCGCCGGTCTACCCCGTGTTCGAACAGGTCAAGTTCGGCTTTTCGCTGACCAAGCTGCGCGAACGGCTCGGTAGCGACCATCCGCTGGTCAAGCAGGTACTGGGCCGGCAATCGCCGGAGCAACTCGCCGCCGCGCTGATCGGCAACACCCGTCTCGGCGACATCGCGGCACGCAAGGCGCTGTGGGAAGGCGGCCAGGCCGCCATCGAAGGCTCCGATGATCCGTTCATACGGCTCGCACTGGCCATCGATCCGGCCGCACGGACGCTGCGCAAGGACTACGAACGCGAGGTCGAATCCATCGTCGAACGCAACTCGGAACTGATCGCCCAAGCCCGCTTCGCCCAGCGCGGCACCGGCGACTATCCGGATGCCACCTTCACGTTGCGCCTGTCCTATGGCGAAGTGCAGGGCTGGGAAGAAGCCGGTAAGCCGGTCGCGCCATTCACCACGATCGGCGGTGCGTTCGAACGCGATACCGGCGTCGCCCCGTTCGCCTTGCCGGCCTCGTGGCTGGCAGCGAAATCGCGTCTGAATCTATCGCAAGCGTTCAATTTTTCGACCACCAACGACATCATCGGCGGCAACTCCGGCAGCCCGATGGTCAACCGCAATGGCGAAATCGTCGGCCTGATCTTCGACGGCAATATCCACTCGCTGGGCGGCGCATTCTGGTTCGATCCGCGCCTCAACCGGGCGGTCGCCGTGCACAGCGGTGCCATCCTCGAAACCCTGTCCGTGATCTACGGCGCGACTGCACTGGTCCGGGAAATCCGTCCCGACTGA
- a CDS encoding DUF2062 domain-containing protein — translation MAKSLREWLRGADMIKKHPQIARFLGSAQPHIWIPRRRSVALGAAIGGAISIVPLPAQTLIAALLAVRFKAHLPTAVVLTFLSNPLTALPLLCLAWMLGALCLGHPLAWPEQAFGAGSGQWLEWIRTAGKPLLLGMPLLAALLSLSLFGLTHAGWRFAIVRQWRTRRSARSRHTPG, via the coding sequence ATGGCCAAATCATTGCGTGAATGGTTACGCGGCGCCGACATGATCAAGAAGCATCCGCAGATCGCGCGCTTTCTTGGTAGTGCGCAACCGCACATCTGGATACCGCGCCGTCGCTCGGTAGCGCTGGGCGCGGCCATCGGTGGCGCGATCAGCATCGTGCCGCTACCGGCACAAACCCTGATTGCCGCGCTGCTGGCCGTGCGCTTCAAGGCCCATCTGCCGACCGCCGTGGTACTGACTTTTCTGAGTAATCCGCTGACCGCATTGCCCCTCTTGTGCCTGGCCTGGATGCTGGGCGCGCTGTGCCTTGGCCACCCGCTGGCCTGGCCGGAACAGGCCTTCGGTGCCGGTAGCGGACAATGGCTGGAATGGATCCGGACAGCCGGCAAGCCGCTGCTGCTCGGGATGCCTTTGCTCGCGGCGCTGCTGAGCCTGTCGCTGTTCGGCTTGACGCATGCCGGCTGGCGCTTCGCGATCGTGCGGCAGTGGCGCACCCGCCGCAGCGCGCGCAGCCGGCACACGCCGGGCTGA
- a CDS encoding type 1 glutamine amidotransferase domain-containing protein — translation MHILMVLTSHDKLGDTGHKTGFWLEEFAAPYYLFKDAGVTLTLASPLGGQPPLDPKSDDTSAQTKATERFKEDAEAQAALANTVTLTSVDVSSVDAVFYPGGHGPLWDLAEDATSIKLIETLLAAGKPVSAVCHAPAVLRHPKGADGKSVVAGKAVTGFTNTEEQAVGLTDVVPFLVEDMLRQNGGTYSKLADWEPYVVTDGLLITGQNPASSEPAAKALLKLLG, via the coding sequence ATGCATATCCTGATGGTACTGACCTCACACGACAAACTCGGCGATACCGGCCACAAGACCGGTTTCTGGCTGGAAGAATTCGCCGCACCGTATTACCTTTTCAAGGACGCCGGCGTGACGCTGACGCTGGCTTCGCCGCTGGGCGGCCAACCGCCGCTGGACCCGAAAAGCGATGACACGTCAGCGCAAACCAAGGCCACCGAACGCTTCAAGGAAGATGCTGAAGCACAAGCCGCCCTCGCCAACACCGTGACCCTCACCAGTGTCGATGTCAGCAGTGTCGATGCGGTCTTTTATCCGGGTGGCCACGGGCCATTGTGGGATCTGGCCGAAGACGCCACCTCGATCAAACTGATCGAAACCCTGCTGGCAGCCGGCAAACCGGTCTCAGCAGTTTGCCACGCACCCGCGGTGCTGCGCCATCCGAAAGGCGCCGATGGCAAATCCGTCGTCGCCGGCAAGGCTGTTACCGGCTTCACCAATACCGAAGAACAGGCGGTCGGGCTGACCGATGTCGTGCCTTTCCTGGTCGAAGACATGCTGCGGCAAAACGGCGGCACCTACTCCAAGCTGGCCGACTGGGAGCCGTATGTCGTCACTGATGGCCTGCTCATCACCGGCCAGAATCCAGCCTCGTCGGAGCCGGCTGCGAAGGCTTTGCTGAAATTGCTGGGCTAG
- a CDS encoding high-potential iron-sulfur protein, whose translation MTMNRRTFVIHSLVGSAALVSATLSQAQAAKVAETDAQAVALAYKEDATKTDKVKYPKYAAGQHCASCQLYAGGATGYGNCALFPGKQVAAAGWCSAYAKKA comes from the coding sequence ATGACCATGAACCGCAGAACGTTCGTTATCCATTCGCTGGTCGGCTCCGCCGCACTGGTATCGGCCACACTGAGCCAGGCGCAAGCCGCCAAAGTCGCTGAAACCGATGCGCAAGCCGTCGCGCTGGCCTACAAGGAAGATGCTACCAAGACAGATAAAGTCAAATACCCGAAATACGCTGCCGGCCAACATTGCGCCAGCTGCCAGTTGTACGCCGGTGGGGCGACAGGCTACGGTAATTGCGCGCTGTTCCCGGGCAAGCAAGTTGCCGCCGCCGGATGGTGCAGCGCCTACGCCAAGAAGGCATGA
- a CDS encoding CHAD domain-containing protein, whose translation MEVELKLLINANDVAALRAHPLLKEFARTAPRDQVMHDLYFDTPELQLRTAGAGLRVRRVGDEWIQTLKAGGSVAGGLHSRHEWETRVAGPVPDLALLRALVDRKSAWGQLLRTPGCEEQLLPIFSTQVTRTIWDLQLAGGDDIECVLDIGFLERDGQRIPVSEIELELKTGDPLHLFDVALALQQDVALQISNLSKADRGYALYVPQPVAAVKAQALVLHRQMTIVQAFQVIAANCLAQVQGNEAGVVHRLDTESLHQMRVGLRRLRCALDLFRGLQPLPAPLQADLDWLMEQLGAARDWDVLVGTTLPAVAAAARGEVRLAGLGLAALVHSREKHAAAAAAVGSPRTTRLMLGLARWLLVVGAQPDHLMKRLPGYSRGLLEHHQQRLRRRGKQLDESSAQARHRLRIAVKKMRYAIEFFSALYPAKKMRRYAEGLAMLQDQLGSSNDAAVADRLLRQLQDGPLELACSAGFVRGFLSAGAAIDDRLMREQARRFGAKKIPG comes from the coding sequence ATGGAAGTCGAACTGAAATTGCTGATCAATGCGAATGATGTCGCCGCTTTGCGCGCCCATCCGCTGCTCAAGGAATTTGCCCGCACCGCGCCGCGTGACCAGGTCATGCACGACCTGTATTTCGATACGCCGGAGCTGCAGTTGCGCACCGCCGGTGCCGGCTTGCGGGTCCGGCGTGTCGGCGATGAATGGATACAGACACTGAAGGCCGGCGGCAGCGTGGCCGGCGGTTTGCACAGCCGGCATGAATGGGAAACCCGCGTGGCCGGGCCGGTGCCCGATCTGGCGCTGTTGCGTGCGCTGGTCGATCGCAAAAGCGCCTGGGGCCAGCTGTTGCGTACGCCGGGTTGCGAAGAACAATTGCTGCCGATTTTCAGCACGCAGGTGACCCGCACAATCTGGGACTTGCAGCTGGCCGGCGGCGATGACATTGAATGCGTGCTCGACATCGGCTTTCTCGAGCGGGACGGCCAACGCATTCCGGTCAGTGAAATCGAGCTTGAGCTCAAGACAGGGGACCCGCTGCATCTGTTCGACGTGGCACTCGCGCTGCAACAGGATGTCGCGCTGCAGATCAGCAATCTGAGCAAGGCCGATCGCGGTTACGCGCTGTACGTGCCGCAACCGGTAGCCGCCGTGAAAGCGCAAGCGCTGGTGCTGCACCGCCAGATGACCATCGTCCAGGCGTTCCAGGTGATCGCTGCCAATTGCCTGGCGCAAGTCCAGGGCAACGAGGCGGGCGTGGTGCACCGGCTCGATACCGAAAGCCTGCACCAGATGCGGGTCGGATTGCGCCGCTTGCGCTGTGCCCTCGATCTGTTTCGCGGCTTGCAGCCCTTGCCTGCGCCGTTGCAAGCCGATCTGGACTGGCTCATGGAGCAGCTCGGCGCGGCGCGCGACTGGGATGTACTGGTCGGGACGACCTTGCCGGCGGTCGCGGCAGCGGCCCGCGGCGAAGTGCGGCTGGCCGGACTCGGGCTGGCGGCACTGGTGCATTCACGCGAGAAGCACGCCGCAGCAGCGGCCGCGGTCGGTTCGCCACGCACCACGCGGCTGATGCTGGGGCTGGCGCGCTGGTTGCTGGTGGTCGGCGCGCAGCCGGATCATCTGATGAAGCGCCTGCCGGGATACAGCCGTGGTCTGCTCGAACATCACCAGCAGCGGCTGCGCCGGCGCGGCAAGCAATTGGACGAGAGCAGCGCGCAGGCGCGCCATCGCCTGCGTATCGCGGTCAAAAAAATGCGCTATGCGATTGAGTTTTTCAGTGCGCTGTACCCGGCGAAAAAGATGCGGCGCTACGCCGAAGGACTGGCGATGCTGCAGGACCAGCTGGGCAGCAGCAACGATGCGGCGGTGGCTGATCGCCTGCTGCGGCAGTTGCAGGACGGGCCGCTGGAACTGGCCTGCAGCGCCGGCTTCGTGCGCGGCTTCCTCAGTGCCGGCGCGGCGATCGATGACCGGCTGATGCGCGAGCAGGCGCGGCGCTTTGGTGCGAAGAAAATTCCCGGGTAA
- a CDS encoding glucan biosynthesis protein G yields the protein MHSTTPRPASAGSLWYLLALLLAACAALAGNSALAFDFADVAQRARLLSQSTYKKPASNLPKSIDNLSYDQYRDIRFNPDKSLWRSAKLPFEVAFFHQGLFYDHPVKINEIMNKRVREIKFDPQSFHYGKNVVDRKQLEQLGFAGFRVHTALNSKKYKDEVVVFLGASYFRALGKGQGYGASARGLSIDTAQNSGEEFPQFSEFWLDRPDGNAKELTIYALLDSRRATGAYRFTIKPGSDTEVDVKAQLFLRENVATLGIAPLTSMYFFGENQRSTVEDYRPEVHDSDGLSVQTGSDEWIWRPLVNPKRLLVTSFALENPKGFGLMQRERNFSSFQDLEARYEKRPSVWIEPTGKWGKGRIELVQLPTADETNDNAVAFWTPEQNPKPGQPFNVEYKMRWEKESETRPPHAWVTQTRRGHGYTKKVDESLALIIDFEGPAFKKLPAETKLEGAVTIDANGKLMETNTYRNEVTGGWRIAVRLDRNDDAKPVELTAHLRNGKEVLSETWSYILPPN from the coding sequence ATGCATTCAACAACTCCGCGGCCGGCGTCCGCCGGTTCACTCTGGTATTTGCTCGCATTGCTGTTGGCCGCCTGCGCCGCGCTGGCCGGCAACAGTGCCTTGGCCTTTGATTTTGCCGACGTCGCCCAGCGTGCCAGGCTGCTGTCGCAAAGTACCTATAAAAAACCTGCCAGCAATCTGCCCAAGAGCATCGACAACCTCAGCTACGATCAGTACCGCGATATCCGCTTCAATCCCGACAAATCGCTGTGGCGTAGCGCCAAGCTACCTTTCGAGGTGGCTTTTTTTCATCAGGGATTGTTTTACGATCACCCGGTGAAGATCAACGAAATCATGAACAAAAGGGTGCGCGAGATCAAATTTGATCCGCAGTCCTTCCATTACGGTAAGAACGTAGTGGATCGAAAGCAGCTTGAACAACTCGGTTTTGCCGGGTTTCGGGTGCACACGGCGCTGAACTCGAAAAAGTACAAGGATGAAGTGGTGGTGTTCCTGGGGGCCAGTTATTTCCGGGCGCTCGGCAAGGGGCAGGGTTACGGTGCATCGGCACGTGGCCTGTCGATTGATACTGCGCAAAATTCCGGCGAAGAGTTCCCGCAGTTTTCCGAGTTCTGGCTGGACCGTCCCGATGGCAATGCCAAAGAACTGACGATTTACGCGCTGCTCGATTCGCGTCGTGCCACCGGGGCCTACCGGTTCACCATCAAGCCGGGCAGCGATACGGAAGTGGACGTCAAGGCCCAGTTGTTCCTGCGCGAGAATGTCGCGACGCTGGGGATTGCACCGCTGACCAGCATGTACTTTTTTGGCGAGAACCAGCGTTCGACGGTTGAGGACTATCGGCCCGAAGTGCATGACTCGGATGGCTTGTCGGTGCAAACCGGCAGCGATGAATGGATCTGGCGGCCACTGGTCAATCCGAAGCGCTTGCTGGTGACGTCATTTGCCCTCGAGAATCCGAAAGGCTTCGGGCTGATGCAGCGCGAACGGAATTTTTCGAGCTTTCAGGATCTCGAAGCGCGCTATGAAAAACGGCCCAGTGTCTGGATAGAACCGACCGGTAAATGGGGCAAGGGTCGTATCGAACTGGTCCAGTTGCCGACGGCCGATGAAACCAACGACAACGCGGTGGCGTTCTGGACGCCGGAACAGAATCCGAAACCGGGACAACCTTTCAACGTCGAGTACAAGATGCGCTGGGAAAAAGAATCCGAGACCCGCCCGCCGCATGCCTGGGTGACGCAAACCCGGCGCGGTCATGGGTACACCAAAAAAGTCGATGAAAGCCTCGCGCTGATTATCGATTTTGAAGGGCCGGCTTTCAAGAAATTACCGGCGGAGACAAAGCTCGAAGGCGCCGTCACGATCGATGCGAACGGCAAGCTGATGGAAACCAACACCTACCGTAACGAAGTCACGGGTGGCTGGCGCATCGCCGTGCGGCTGGACCGCAACGACGATGCCAAGCCGGTCGAACTGACCGCGCACCTGCGCAACGGAAAAGAAGTCCTATCTGAAACCTGGAGCTACATATTGCCGCCCAACTGA
- a CDS encoding HPF/RaiA family ribosome-associated protein: MNLQMVAQDFSLTPSLQDYLQRRLSAAFARVSSRVMRIVVHLRDLNGPRGGCDMACQISVTIPGQPAVVIREVQSDMYKAINAAIKRAAYRARVVTHRRSSPRYAKPDVMPDTSLHSEEPGARD, translated from the coding sequence ATGAACCTCCAGATGGTTGCCCAGGATTTCTCCCTTACTCCCTCGCTGCAGGATTATCTCCAACGCCGCCTCAGTGCGGCCTTCGCCCGTGTCAGCAGCCGCGTGATGCGTATCGTCGTACATTTGCGCGATCTCAATGGACCGCGCGGCGGTTGCGACATGGCCTGCCAGATCAGCGTGACCATTCCCGGCCAGCCGGCCGTGGTGATCCGCGAAGTGCAAAGCGACATGTACAAGGCGATCAACGCCGCCATCAAACGCGCCGCCTACCGCGCCCGCGTCGTGACCCACAGACGGAGTTCACCGCGCTACGCGAAACCCGACGTGATGCCGGACACGTCCCTGCACAGCGAGGAGCCCGGTGCGCGTGATTAA
- the mdoH gene encoding glucans biosynthesis glucosyltransferase MdoH, with amino-acid sequence MELHIAAQLSPLPASPDAQCAAYLDRLPLTPARRLVLEAAARAAGDPPAAMQAIHAALAGDDDAACPAYASVAARQQLAGMAVSGAARPAGGKITATTPALKRTAMVPQPWGELNPLVRWFRAMAGRYDSESQAIRRGPPAADAPDPRGNWQRGGSLRRIVLLILMVGQGGMATYFMSQVLPYHGAKPMEMVTLALFAILFGWVSVGFWTALAGFLVLLRRGDRYLISAADAGAPVEASARTAIVMPICNEDVGRVFAGLRATYDSVRRSDALAQFDFFVLSDSSDPDLCVAELAAWQQLCRDVDGSARIFYRHRQLRVKRKSGNIDNFCRRWGASYRYMIVLDADSVMSGSCLTALVRLMEANPGSGIIQTAPRASGRDTLYARIQQFSTRIYGPLFTAGLHYWQLGESHYWGHNAIIRLAPFMRHCALAPLPGSGGLSGDILSHDFVEAALMRRAGWAVWIAYDLPGSYEEMPPNLLDELKRDRRWCHGNLMNFRLFTAHGMHPVHRTVFATGVMAYLSAPLWFLFLGLSTGMLAAHTLLVPEYFTAPRQLFPTWPEWHPEKALALFTATATLLFLPKILSVVLISLQGARRYGGTLRLLLGMLIELVFSALLAPVRMLFHTRFVTAAFLGWEMRWKSPPRGDAETSWAEAVRKHGLHTLLGLVWGAGVYWLEPGFLWWLLPIVGSLALSIPLSVLSSRVSLGRRLRRLGLFVIPEEIKPPPELRATTAYLAATSPAPTFADAVVDPQLNALVCACATARPGLPAAAQASHAALARIALEQGAAALTPQQTNLLLQDPLVLSQLHLAVWSTPQAHAQWRDLIAAG; translated from the coding sequence CTGGAGCTACATATTGCCGCCCAACTGAGTCCTCTCCCGGCATCACCCGATGCGCAATGCGCTGCCTATCTCGACCGCTTGCCGCTGACACCGGCCCGTCGGCTGGTGCTGGAAGCTGCTGCCCGTGCCGCCGGTGATCCGCCAGCGGCGATGCAGGCGATCCACGCTGCTCTGGCCGGCGATGACGATGCTGCCTGTCCGGCCTACGCCTCGGTGGCGGCACGTCAGCAGCTGGCAGGGATGGCGGTATCCGGTGCGGCCCGTCCCGCAGGGGGCAAGATCACCGCGACCACGCCGGCGCTGAAACGGACCGCGATGGTGCCGCAGCCATGGGGCGAACTCAATCCGCTGGTGCGCTGGTTTCGCGCGATGGCCGGCCGCTACGATAGCGAGTCGCAGGCTATCCGGCGCGGACCGCCTGCGGCCGATGCACCCGATCCGCGCGGAAACTGGCAGCGTGGCGGCAGCTTGCGCCGCATCGTGTTGCTGATCCTGATGGTCGGACAAGGCGGTATGGCGACCTACTTCATGAGCCAGGTGCTGCCGTACCACGGTGCCAAGCCGATGGAAATGGTCACACTGGCGCTGTTCGCTATTTTGTTCGGCTGGGTATCGGTCGGATTCTGGACCGCGCTGGCCGGTTTTCTGGTGCTGCTGCGTCGCGGTGACCGTTATCTGATTTCGGCTGCCGATGCCGGTGCCCCGGTTGAGGCATCGGCGCGCACGGCCATCGTCATGCCGATCTGTAACGAAGACGTTGGCCGGGTCTTCGCCGGTTTGCGCGCGACCTATGATTCGGTCAGGCGCAGCGATGCGCTGGCGCAATTTGATTTCTTTGTCCTCAGCGACAGCAGTGATCCTGACCTGTGCGTCGCCGAGCTGGCCGCATGGCAACAGCTGTGCCGCGACGTCGACGGCAGCGCGCGGATTTTTTACCGGCACCGCCAGCTACGCGTCAAGCGCAAGAGCGGCAACATCGATAATTTCTGCCGGCGCTGGGGTGCCAGTTACCGCTACATGATCGTGCTCGACGCCGACAGCGTGATGAGCGGCAGTTGCCTGACCGCGCTGGTGCGATTGATGGAAGCCAACCCCGGCTCCGGCATCATCCAGACCGCGCCGCGCGCGTCCGGCCGCGACACGCTGTATGCGCGCATCCAGCAATTCTCGACCCGCATCTATGGCCCGCTGTTCACGGCCGGCCTGCACTACTGGCAGCTTGGCGAATCCCATTATTGGGGACACAACGCAATCATCCGGCTGGCACCGTTCATGCGCCATTGCGCGCTGGCACCGCTGCCGGGAAGCGGCGGACTGTCCGGCGATATCCTGTCGCATGATTTTGTCGAAGCCGCGCTGATGCGGCGCGCCGGCTGGGCAGTCTGGATTGCCTATGACCTGCCCGGCAGCTACGAAGAAATGCCACCGAACCTGCTCGACGAGCTCAAGCGCGACCGCCGCTGGTGCCATGGCAACCTGATGAATTTCCGCCTGTTCACCGCACACGGCATGCATCCGGTACACCGCACCGTGTTTGCCACCGGCGTGATGGCCTACCTGTCGGCACCGCTGTGGTTCTTGTTCCTGGGGCTCTCGACCGGCATGCTGGCAGCGCACACGCTGCTGGTGCCCGAGTACTTCACGGCACCGCGCCAGTTGTTTCCGACCTGGCCCGAATGGCATCCCGAAAAAGCCCTCGCGCTGTTTACGGCGACGGCGACCTTGCTCTTTCTGCCCAAGATATTGAGTGTGGTGCTGATCTCGTTGCAAGGGGCGCGGCGCTACGGCGGCACGCTGCGCCTGCTGCTGGGAATGCTGATCGAGCTGGTGTTTTCGGCCTTGCTGGCACCGGTACGCATGCTGTTCCACACGCGTTTCGTGACGGCGGCTTTTCTGGGCTGGGAAATGCGCTGGAAGTCGCCACCGCGTGGCGATGCCGAAACCAGCTGGGCTGAAGCGGTGCGCAAGCATGGCTTGCATACGCTGCTCGGTCTGGTCTGGGGCGCGGGCGTGTACTGGCTGGAGCCGGGATTCCTGTGGTGGCTGCTGCCCATTGTCGGTTCGCTGGCCTTGTCGATTCCGCTGTCGGTGCTGTCGAGCCGGGTGTCGCTGGGAAGGCGCTTGCGGCGCCTCGGCCTGTTCGTGATTCCCGAAGAAATCAAACCGCCGCCGGAGCTGCGCGCCACCACGGCTTACCTCGCCGCGACCTCGCCGGCACCGACATTTGCCGATGCCGTCGTCGATCCGCAACTCAATGCATTGGTGTGCGCCTGCGCGACCGCGCGTCCCGGCTTGCCGGCTGCCGCGCAAGCCAGTCATGCCGCGCTGGCCCGGATCGCGCTGGAGCAGGGTGCTGCCGCGCTGACACCGCAGCAGACCAATCTGCTGCTGCAGGATCCGCTGGTGCTATCGCAGTTGCATCTGGCGGTGTGGAGCACACCGCAGGCGCACGCGCAGTGGCGTGACCTGATCGCCGCTGGCTAA